A single genomic interval of Ammospiza caudacuta isolate bAmmCau1 chromosome 19, bAmmCau1.pri, whole genome shotgun sequence harbors:
- the GCGR gene encoding glucagon receptor, translating into MGSRGGMSQPRLLTLLVLLLCCQGPSAQITDNVVERWKEYSEECQRNMSRQPAPTELVCNRTFDKFSCWPDTMPNSTASVPCPWFLPWYQKVKHRHVFKTCGPDGQWVTGPRGQSLRDATQCEQDDEDLKAQEKFARTYGSFKVMYTVGYSVSLCALLLALALLLGFSKLHCMRNYIHMNLFASFILKGVSVLVIDALLKTHYSDKIDGYNVQVWLSDEAAAGCRAATVFMQYGIVANYCWLLVEGIYLHNLLVVAVFSERSYFTLYLCIGWGAPMLFLIPWVIVKFLYENIQCWSTNNNMGFWWILRFPVFLAILINFFIFIRIIQILVSKLRAHQMRYTDYKFRLARSTLTLIPLLGIHEVVFAFITDEHAQGTLRYVKLFFDLFLSSFQGLLVAILYCFVNKEVQAELLKRWQRWKLGKDLAEEYKHTYSHAPSARNGAGTTCEKHQLVSGCTNGLGRSLGPPGGSQRLERSAAEHLALGGHHHCYEFPETTAESHF; encoded by the exons ATGGGGTCCAGAGGAGGGATGTCCCAGCCACGtctcctcaccctgctggtgctgctgctctgctgccag GGTCCCTCTGCCCAGATCACGGATAACGTCGTGGAGAGGTGGAAGGAGTACAGCGAGGAGTGCCAGCGCAACATGAGCCGCCAGCCCGCGCCCACGG agctggtcTGTAACCGCACCTTCGACAAGTTCTCCTGCTGGCCCGACACGATGCCCAACAGCACAGCCAGCGTGCCCTGCCCCTGGTTCCTGCCCTGGTACCAGAAAG TGAAGCACAGACACGTCTTCAAGACCTGTGGGCCGGACGGACAGTGGGTGACAGGCCCGCGGGGACAGTCCCTGCGCGATGCCACACAGTGTGAGCAGGATGACGAGGACCTGAAGGCGCAG GAAAAGTTTGCCAGGACCTATGGCAGCTTCAAGGTGATGTACACTGTGGGCtactctgtgtccctgtgtgcgCTGCTGCtcgccctggccctgctgctgggcttcAG CAAGCTGCACTGCATGAGGAACTACATCCACATGAACCTGTTCGCCTCCTTCATCCTGAAGGGCGTCTCCGTGCTGGTCATCGACGCCCTGCTCAAAACCCACTACAGCGACAAGATCGACGGCTACAACGTGCAAGTGTGGCTGAGCGACGAG gcagctgcaggctgcagggcagccacgGTCTTCATGCAGTACGGCATTGTGGCCAACTACTGCTGGCTGCTGGTGGAAGGCATCTACCTGCACAACCTGCTGGTGGTGGCCGTCTTCTCCGAGAGGAGCTACTTCACCCTCTACCTGTGCATCGGCTGGG GGGCACCCATGCTGTTCCTCATTCCCTGGGTCATTGTGAAGTTCCTCTACGAAAACATCCA GTGCTGGTCCACGAACAACAACATGGGCTTCTGGTGGATCCTTCGCTTCCCCGTGTTCCTGGCCATCCTG ATCaacttcttcatcttcatccgCATCATTCAGATCCTCGTTTCCAAGCTCCGTGCGCACCAGATGCGCTACACTGACTACAAGTTCAG GCTGGCCAGGTCCACGCTGACACTGATCCCGCTGCTGGGCATCCACGAGGTGGTCTTTGCTTTCATCACGGACGAGCACGCCCAGGGCACACTGCGCTACGTCAAGCTCTTCTTCGATCTCTTCCTGAGCTCCTTCCAG ggtttgCTGGTGGCCATTCTCTACTGCTTTGTCAACAAGGAG gtgcaggcagagctgctgaagcGCTGGCAGCGCTGGAAGCTGGGGAAGGACCTGGCTGAGGAGTACAAGCACACCTACAGCCACGCGCCCAGCGCCCGCAACGGTGCGGGCACCACCTGCGAGAAGCACCAGCTGGTGAGCGGCTGCACCAACGGGCTGGGGCGCAGCCTGGGCCCCCCGGGCGGCTCCCAGCGCCTGGAGAGGAGCGCCGCAGAGCACCTCGCCCTCGGGGGCCACCACCACTGCTACGAGTTCCCGGAGACCACGGCCGAGAGCCACTTCTGA